The following is a genomic window from Strongyloides ratti genome assembly S_ratti_ED321, chromosome : 1.
TGATGATCTTGAAATAGGATATTGTTTAGAAAATTTAGGAGCACTACCAAGTCAAAGTCTTGATTGTAAAAAGAgagttttatttaatgtattaGATCCTCCAAGAGCACTTTCTCCTGTAATTGATGGATTTAAACAAGGATTTATTAATATGGCaaaattcaaatataatCCTTCATTTGATAGTGTAGCTGATTTTCCAATAACTTTTCATTATGTTAGAGGAGAAATGATGTATGCActagaatttttaatgtatcatATGGAAGTAATTGGAAGAAATTCAAGATTAAATAGAATGGAAAGTAATGATAATACATTTACAAAATTGAAAgttagtaaaaaattaaaattaattaacaaattttcagagtataattttaaaaaatattaaaattaatttttatttaattgtaaaaaataaatatttgtatttaaatatattatatataattatatataaaagttataacaataatcttgatatttgttattgtcaaaatatatacaaaattaaaagatcttattttttgtaataacaAATGTTTTGATTTATAGATCCATAAAGTATGTGAAAACCATTTATATCTGTAGATTCTACTTTACCGGTCAGTTTTACATTAATGACTtctattaaaacttttatcatagaaaatattttaccttCACAACCAACTTCTTTAAGTTTTTGAAGTTCATAACTTtccatttctttttttccaTCTATTATTGATAATGACATTTCCAAaagtgataaaataatttttgtatgacactaaaaattaagaaaactaaaaaaaataaaaaaaaaaaacatactccaaaaaaattaatttgtaatatattattgcCTAGATAAAATACAATCATCTTAGTTGTTCTAAACCATCCTTTTAAAATAggaattttttctaaatcataattttcatctatagaattatttatttttgcttTCTCTAAACTACCATTCATATAATTCAAACCATACATTAAGagattaacttttttttgaagtTCTGATAATGATTTTGTCtttgtaaatatttcttcAGAACCATCAACATCATAATAGTGCAAATTATTTTCAGAAGAATCAAGAACAATGCTTGTATTGTCATTGAAAAAAACTCCCGTAGAATTGTcagataatttatataataaattgtgTTTTTCAGAGTTATCCACCCACATTGATACAAAATGTGAAGGTCTAGATAAAGGATTTCTCTCTTTTTTCATttcctttttatttattaattttgattcttttaatattttatctaggTAGTAAGAGatgtttgaaaattttaaaaatctaccattttctaaatatttctttttgattTCATTACCAAAAATCATACTTGAGAAAGTCGATGACTCTTGACATTGTAGTATTGTATATGTATGGAAAATAGGATCAtctgtaaaaaatttaaagtttaatatttcatttgcATTTGGTCTTTCAATAGATGATGGATGAAGTAAAGAAGTGATAACTTCTTTAAGATCTTCAGAATCAGATGATGGTAGTTCTAATTTACAGAATGACATTTGgacaataatatttgttcTTCTTTTGATTTCAAAAGGATATTTTCCATATACTAATGCGTAAAGAACACATCCAATTAACcatatatcttttttgaaGGAACTATCATTGTTGATGATATTCATTGAAGTATAAATAATAGGTTtgcataaaatattttcttcattctgacattttatatacattttagATAATCCAAAACTTCcaatttttaataccatATTTTCATCTAAAAACAAACTATCTAACCATATATTTCTATGGACAATATTTCTTTCATGTAAATAAGAACATCCATCACATATttgttttgtaaaatatcGAATTTCTTCTATTGTAAGTATTCCTCTATATCGTAAAAATTGGCGAAGTGTATTATTTGAACaaaattgaaaaatcatataataatttctGTAATCTTCAAAGCTAGATATAAGAgaaacaatattatcatgGTTTAGTgactttaaaatttcaatttctCTACTTATCtagtatataattttagaaaaaaaaacaataaattaaaaaacaaacttttttatgaaaatcaTTACTATCATATCTTGATTTGGATATTATTTTTCCAGcgtaaaattcttttttattgaGATCAACAAACTCATACCATGTACTAAAGCGTCCATGACCAAGATATTCTCCTCTTGTAAAAGTAATTCCCTTTTTTTTACAAGTAATttctaatgataatttatctGTGTGATTAGTTTGTTGTTGAACCATTCTTAGTAATACcaaaaaaattgaatgatTATTTGTTagtagaaaataaaataataagaaaaataactatttggtgtaatcaaaaatatatggtaaaaaaatgaatcttGTCAAAACAGATAAAGCTTGTAATCATTTAACTGTAACCATATTATAATAGTAGTCATCAGTTTTATTAAGCTAACAACAACtgataatgtttaaaaaaagaaaaatttattttatacttattttattattattaaaataattttttttttaattattactaGATAAATGTTGTttgtttcattaaatttacatatttatactttttaataatttatcatgaagaaattttatgtaaatattttaagattttacatattttttttaatatataaataaattttaaaatttgataaaatattttattatgattaaaatttttaaaataaaatatatagctggattattatttttaacatctattttatgtaaaaattttacagaAAATGATTTTGTAAATCTTCAATTCTTATTACATTGTAATTATGAACCACATCAACTTGCTGATATAACTgtctttaaatataaatggtataaaaatgatgaagCAATAACACATGGAATTTCAGATATATATGGATTTGTTtcaatgaaaatttataaagaaattgttagaaatgaattattatatctttttatagaGGATCAATGTAATGTTAAGATacaagaaaaatatatttataaaagaaaaatgtttattgaTCCATCATATTTTACgaatatatattcttttaaaaaaaatccaataaaaaataagttatttGGTGTGATACCATTGAGTAATGAAGTGATTCTTGGACCTTTTGGTTATCACATATTTAGTATAAAagcaaattattttacaaatatacaataagtatataaaattgttaattatattacttttttatctaaaataaataacccttcatttttacaaaaatgtttttttttaaataatatatctaaaaaaataaacattttatttgtGTTATTTCTGTTGTAACATAATTATTAGTTAAAAGATCTACTTGAATTGTCTTCATTGATCTAGCATAATGCTACTATTATTGACGGATCTTAAGAGTtgtatctaaaaaaatttcaacatTACTTTTTagtatatcttttattttatattttaaaatttcagtaaaatttaagttactttttgaaataaaaaaaaatgattgatttattattaaatcaaaagTTGGTAAAAATACGTcgaaagttttaaaaaactttcacttattttttaaattatttctttgtttctttttaactaaaatcaTTCATCATAAACTttgacatatttttttattgtattgttaaaaaatttagtaattaaaatattttttttaaatgtattaattttaaaaaatatgatcaATTATACACGAATTAAAATTATCCTGAAATACATTCTACTGAAGTGACAGTTCCTCCAGAAATGTCACTTTGCCAATTACCATTTTCATCACAATTTAATACTCTTTCAATGGAGGCAAGATTATTTGTATCAGCTGTTAAGTCATTTTCATAGTAAAAAGATACAGTTTCCCCAGCTACAGTTGTTGAACATTCAATAATTATTGTACCACATCCTGTATCAgcatttatataatttgtctctttaaaattaatacttcCAGCATTATTCATTGTATGAATTAATGGTAAACAACTATTACaagctaaaaaaatatataaaatgttattttaaaaaattacgtCTTATTGTTGTAGATGTGATATCAGTAGTGGTAGATGTTACGATATCTGTAACAGTTTCATCATCATAATAATCTGTTGTTGAAgttataacattattaacaatattattatttttggcATGTGAAGCTGAACaattataaacaaaagatatattagaaagtgtaaaatatataataaataattttttcattataaaaatttaatatgataaaaaaaaagttagaaatattaaataattaactttatGAGGATAGGTCGAAAGCTACTTTAATTGATAAGATGTATGTCAATTggaaattaaagaaaaagttatttttatatttatttgacaTTTATATAgtgatttataaattaaattggTACACTAAATAATGcttattgttataatattaaaattaaatcattttaaaagtaaaatttttttttgttaagaATTAGGTTAGGTAAATGTTAAgtatatattgataataaattaatgtaCTTAACtgtaaaagaatatatttacataaatcaaattatcaaaagttatagaaaaataatttgactgtcaataatattaataaatagttgttacttttaaaaaaaaattacaacaaGTGAAATTTAGTAAAATAGATAAGTTGTGTTatcaaaagttttaaatataactttcaaaatatttaatattttaagaaaaaattattttaatataaataatataacaatactacaataaaaaatatattctaaaaTGGAAAAGTTACAGaacattttattaagtataaaaactttagagaaatattttattcataaatttaattaataatttattagaaaGTTACATATacaatttacaaaaaaaaatttaaaatagcaaatctatattaaattattaaataagaatattaattttaaaaaaatacaaacaAATCTATTCACCAGGAGGATCATAAActgtaattttaatatcactTGAATCTTTTTGACAAAGAGACAggtatttattatttcttgcAAGAATAACAgtgttataaaatatcttagCAACACTTGCACGTGTTGGTGAATCTCCAaccaattttttaaaagttgttACTTCTGAATCACCAGCCAATCGTTTTGCTTTTTCATATGTTTCCATTGATGTTTCAGGATAGtcatttaaagaaatatctGTAAATAAGTCTGAAATTCCTAATCCTGTATCATTATCAGATGACACCTCATTGTCATTGCTGTCCAATAACTCAGTAGATCCAATTTGATAAGCAGCATTCTTTAGAAAAACATTATctgttattatatttttttttctaccaCCATAACGAAAACCGGTAACTGGAAATGTAAAATGATATTCAGGTACGACATCACAACGTTTAAGTAATTCTTCTACTTCTTTCCTTTTTTCACTAATAACATCAAGTTGTCCTACAGATGGCTCCAAATACAATTCAGAAATTTCAGACACAAGTTGTTCTTGAGAAAATTCTGGAGGTGGAAGAGTAACATCTGACAAATCTTTTCTTTCACTTTCAACTATCGATGGTAAGGGTAAAACAGATTCTTCAAGTAAAATTTCAGATtctttttgttgtttttCAATTTGGGGACACATTTCTTCCGTTTCTTTAAATGTCAATGAACCTTCTGAATGTCTAAATATATCTTCACCGGTTAAATGGGGAACATCTTTAAATGCTGTCGAATCTCCACCTGGTGGCAGTTTTTCAATACCAAGATCTCCTACTTCAGGTAGTTCCTCCACCACAGGTATAATAGGAATCTCTTCTGGTTTGCCTTCATCTGGTTGTAATTCTCCCTCAGGTACTGTTGGTAAACTTACACTGACACGTTGACGTTTTGGTTTCTCTTGTACAGATGAAGATTCTACATTATGTCTTTTTCTATCTTTCCTTGAATAATTTGTCAAAGCATCATCCCATTTCGAAGGCATTGTTATTTGAATATCAGCATATAGTTTAACTCTTAAATCTTCTTCATTGTTAATATAAGTGTTATACAATGATTctacattattaaaagttttctCCTTAAATTCTTCTTCAACCACATTATAAGGAGGTACATGTCCCAAAAATAAATCTAACTCAAATGTATCCAAATCATCTAGAATATCTTCCATATCAATTTCATCACTTATACTTGTTTCTTCCTCGACAATCATTGGCATAAGATGTTCAAATTGTGAAAATACTTTTTCATTAGACTTAttgtaaaagtaattttCTGGTTCACTATATATGGAAACTAATGAATTATGAATCTCTTGTAGTCTTGATTCAAACTCAACAGACTCAACTGCTTCttgaaaaaatgttttacgTTGAGAAGGACAATAAAGTTCATCTACAAATTCCTTAATATTAGCAAATTCAACATTTCTACTATCTTCATCTTCATAATACACTTTCAAAATAGAGTCAATAAATAATGTCAAATCAGACCAAACAATTGTACCATTGGGATTGTATAAAAATGTGTTGATAAGCTTCGTTGTTACACCACTTTCTTCATCCAAAGATTGaagattataaaatgtaGAAGTTAAAAGATTATCCGACAAAACAACATcctttatcattttttcaaCTATTCCCACATTGTCAATAAAATTCCAGCTTCCAACGTCATTCCAGACAaactttttaacttttttagaaaatttaccATGACGTCGATACAAATCACGATCTTGTCCCATCTTCTTCAAAAAAGAATAccttaatttttcataagaatttcttaatgtttttaaagaatatgtAAAATCCAAGTACATAAAAGTTTTTGGTAAATATTTAGGTAACAAATTGTAACTTTCACCGCTTGGTGGATTATAATCAGAAAGAGAAGACATCTGTGAAGATGGTTCATTTAACCCATCAGATTGAAGCCATGTTCTTATAATATCACTGTTGTACTGATCGTTACATAGGCCAATTATAGGCATGTCAACAATAGCTGCATATAAAGTACAATCAATTTTAGAAACTTTGaaattatctaaaatttcttttaattcatttttgtATTCACTTTCAATAATAAAGCCATTGTCACTATAATCAAAAGGTAAAGTTTGTAGTTTCTCAAACATGTTTATTAAACaaccattatttttataaatttcttcTGAAATATTTTCAAGGTTTTTGAaccaaaaagaaaatttcaTATATTCATGTATATCAAAACTTTCTCGTTGTGTGGCTAGACCAAGTACAAAATTTTCACAAAATTTAGAAATTGCTTTTATTTTTcgagttatttttaaagaaaatgaagCTTGTCTACtgttaaaaaattgaaaaatatctTCTAATGTTTGCATTGATGTAACGACATCCAACGAACTGGAAGAACGTTGACGTTGTTGACGACTTCTTGAAATCTGGggttttcttctttttcttgTAGGTTGTTGAATGACAGGAACTGCTTCAGTTCCCTCTTCTATTTGATGCTGAATACCTTCAACATGTTCTGGTCCAACTGGTGATCCTTTTTCAGGTAGTTGAATGCCTGATTCTTCTAATGCTGTATCAGATATTTCTGGCACAAACGACAATTTTCCAACATCATGTGCCGGGGTATCTATCTGTTCGTGACCCTCCTCTCTAATAGTACCAGGAGTAGAAGATTTAGCAAAAAGTGTACTTTTACCCATAGCAATTGAAGTCAATTCAGTATATATATCGGATGGAATAATGGTATCTGCTTTAATAGAAAATCTTCTTCCAGATTCTTTACTAATTTGAGCAATACATTCATCATTTATAACATTCTGTTCAACAAGTTTTAACTTTTGAAGGTACAATTCAGTTTGTGCAGCCTTGTCATCAAGTATCATATCATAAAACTCATCAAGAACTTCATAAGCACCActaattcttttttcaaaagCCTCAGAAAGTATAGGATTTGAAGAGAAAGCCTCTCTAGCCACTTCGATAACATCTTCATTTGTCCTACCAACTTCAGAAATGATATCAAATAATTCCGTAAATTCACGCTTTCTTTTCTCACGACCTCCAATTTCTTCTATACTTTTAGAAGTTGTAGGAGTACGAAAATGACGAATAACACTAGTAGGAAATTCAGCAACTGGTTTATCTACCTCCAACTGACCAAACTCTATATCTGTAGCCTCTTGAAATAATTCTTCCATATTATGATCATCAAAAATTGGGCTttcatattttcttttttttcttacaacttcttcatcatcatcatcagtGTCATCTTCAAGATGAAATTGACTAATCTGATGcccaaataattttaatttctcTTCTATATGAAGAAGACGCATCTCAATGGATGTAAGATCTTcaagttttttttctatattattaAGAGAAAAATCAAGACATTCCAAAATTCCATAGATAAGACGGTAAACAACATTCAAAGGAAACATAAATGTTTTGTCGTAGGCAATACccttttgaaaattaaatatgtaaGGTCGTAACTGTGAcaatataacatttaaattacaaTCAACCATTAGCTTCCTCAATTTTGgtgtaagtttttttttcataggATCTCCAGAAACCCTGAAATACTTAAATAACTgttattctatttttatcacttaccatataatattgaaatcCCCTCCAGGTTGAATAAGGGATAAATTTTGATCAAACATTACTTTAAGATTgcaaaaaactttttaaaatagcttaatgactaaaataaaaaaaaatgttattatacTAACAACCAATCTAATTATAGGCATTGGCAAATCAAACAAAACGGtgaaatgtaaaaaaaaaagatttgtGGTCATAAATTGATATGTCACTCACCATAACACACCaagttttttcttttttatgaaagaaaaaaaaatgtttctgTGATGACATTAGTTAAgtacataataatataagtaACAATTGTTAAAGTAATACCTTCACCAAAAATCACTATCCAGAAGCATTAAGAATATTGCTAGAAAAAtctttaaagtaaaaaagtgcttttttcttttgtacTTGATACTATTTAAACATGGAATCACTTTATATAGTTTGAGTAATCTTTGTActataaattctttttttgcCATAACTATCTTCTACCGTAAAAAATGTTCATTGAAAATTGAAACCAGCAGTACTGTAGATTACACAAGTATTCAGTAGTTATTAAAacttattctttttattgtaCAATCATAATAACATCTCAACAAAGGAATTTAACTGGAGAAAATTTTGCCATAAAAAGTATACTCATTTTTTCTATGAAATTTAGAGGAAagtttctaataattttgtatattccttttatatacaaataatgaatataaaaattttatgtatgCCATCTGTTATGTAGAGGAagaaaacaatttttgtttaatgtAGTATCTTTACTTTTTACCTACACTTTtataagttttaaatattttcaatatatggacacttttttaaagaaaat
Proteins encoded in this region:
- a CDS encoding C6 domain-containing protein, whose protein sequence is MKKLFIIYFTLSNISFVYNCSASHAKNNNIVNNVITSTTDYYDDETVTDIVTSTTTDITSTTIRPCNSCLPLIHTMNNAGSINFKETNYINADTGCGTIIIECSTTVAGETVSFYYENDLTADTNNLASIERVLNCDENGNWQSDISGGTVTSVECISG
- a CDS encoding Serine/threonine-protein kinase polo, yielding MVQQQTNHTDKLSLEITCKKKGITFTRGEYLGHGRFSTWYEFVDLNKKEFYAGKIISKSRYDSNDFHKKISREIEILKSLNHDNIVSLISSFEDYRNYYMIFQFCSNNTLRQFLRYRGILTIEEIRYFTKQICDGCSYLHERNIVHRNIWLDSLFLDENMVLKIGSFGLSKMYIKCQNEENILCKPIIYTSMNIINNDSSFKKDIWLIGCVLYALVYGKYPFEIKRRTNIIVQMSFCKLELPSSDSEDLKEVITSLLHPSSIERPNANEILNFKFFTDDPIFHTYTILQCQESSTFSSMIFGNEIKKKYLENDKILKESKLINKKEMKKERNPLSRPSHFVSMWVDNSEKHNLLYKLSDNSTGVFFNDNTSIVLDSSENNLHYYDVDGSEEIFTKTKSLSELQKKVNLLMYGLNYMNGSLEKAKINNSIDENYDLEKIPILKGWFRTTKMIVFYLGNNILQINFFGCHTKIILSLLEMSLSIIDGKKEMESYELQKLKEVGCEVINVKLTGKVESTDINGFHILYGSINQNICYYKK